In the genome of Meles meles chromosome 2, mMelMel3.1 paternal haplotype, whole genome shotgun sequence, one region contains:
- the NPY5R gene encoding neuropeptide Y receptor type 5 yields the protein MDLELQEFYNKTPATENNTAVTRNSDFPVWDDYKSSVDDLQYFLIGLYTFVSLLGFMGNLLILMALMRKRNQKTTVNFLIGNLAFSDILVVLFCSPFTLTSVLLDQWMFGKVMCHIMPFLQCVSVLVSTLILISIAIVRYHMIKHPISNNLTANHGYFLIATVWTLGFAICSPLPVFHSLVELQETFGSALLSSRYLCVESWPSDSYRIAFTISLLLVQYILPLVCLTVSHTSVCRSISCGLSNKENKLEENEMINLTLHSFKKSGPQVKIASSHKWSYSFIRKHRRRYSKKTACVLPAPARPPQENHPRMLPENFGSVKSQPSSSSKFIPRVPTCFEMKPEENSDVHEMRVNRSIMRIKRRSRSVFYRLTILILVFAISWMPLHLFHVVTDFNDNLISNRHFKLVYCICHLLGMMSCCLNPILYGFLNNGIKADLISLIQCLHMS from the coding sequence ATGGATTTAGAACTCCAGGAGTTTTATAACAAGACCCCTGCCACCGAGAACAATACTGCTGTCACTCGGAATTCTGATTTCCCTGTCTGGGATGACTATAAAAGCAGCGTGGATGACTTGCAGTATTTTCTGATTGGACTTTATACGTTTGTAAGTCTTCTTGGTTTTATGGGCAATCTACTTATTTTAATGGCTCTCATGAGAAAGCGTAATCAGAAGACGACGGTCAACTTCCTCATAGGAAATTTGGCCTTCTCTGATATTTTGGTTGTGCTGTTTTGCTCCCCTTTCACACTAACCTCTGTCTTGCTGGATCAGTGGATGTTTGGCAAAGTCATGTGTCATATTATGCCTTTTCTTCAATGCGTGTCTGTTCTGGTCTCAACTTTAATTCTGATATCAATTGCCATTGTCAGGTATCACATGATAAAACACCCTATATCTAATAACTTAACAGCAAATCATGGCTACTTCCTGATTGCTACCGTCTGGACACTAGGCTTTGCGATTTGTTCTCCCCTTCCAGTGTTTCACAGTCTGGTGGAACTTCAGGAAACGTTTGGCTCAGCATTGCTGAGCAGCAGATATTTATGTGTTGAGTCGTGGCCATCTGATTCGTACAGAATTGCTTTTACTATCTCTTTATTGCTAGTGCAGTATATTCTTCCCTTGGTGTGTCTCACTGTAAGTCACACCAGTGTCTGCAGGAGTATAAGCTGTGGGTTgtccaacaaagaaaacaaactagaagaaaatgaGATGATCAACTTaactcttcattcattcaaaaagagTGGGCCTCAGGTGAAAATTGCCAGCAGCCATAAATGGAGCTATTCATTcatcagaaaacacagaagaagatACAGCAAGAAGACAGCCTGTGTGTTACCTGCTCCAGCAAGACCTCCTCAAGAGAACCACCCAAGAATGCTTCCAGAAAACTTTGGTTCCGTAAAAAGTCAGCCCTCTTCATCCAGTAAGTTCATACCAAGGGTCCCCACCTGCTTTGAGATGAAACCTGAAGAAAACTCAGATGTTCATGAAATGAGAGTAAACCGTTCTATCATGAGAATCAAAAGGAGATCTCGAAGTGTTTTCTATAGACTGACCATCCTGATACTAGTGTTTGCCATTAGCTGGATGCCCCTACACCTTTTCCATGTGGTAACTGATTTTAATGATAACCTTATTTCAAACAGGCATTTCAAGTTGGTGTATTGCATTTGTCATTTGTTAGGCATGATGTCCTGTTGCCTTAATCCTATTCTGTATGGCTTTCTTAATAATGGGATCAAAGCTGATTTGATTTCCCTGATACAGTGTCTTCATATGTCATAG